Genomic window (Arachis hypogaea cultivar Tifrunner chromosome 13, arahy.Tifrunner.gnm2.J5K5, whole genome shotgun sequence):
TTTCCCCTTGATAATCTCAATAacagtttcttttctttgtcatGATATCTTTTCACACTTTTTACTCTGAATTTACTCATTCATACTCTATTATTTTTACTCCTGgtattttaaaccaaaagatgtaTAATTTATTGTACATATTTTCACTTAGAATTTCTTATAAAATTGTTAAATGAACAGTTAGTTAAGGGCTTGAGGCCTTCGTcagtttaataataattaaattttttaaatttgtaattttcctttttattttagtattaaatttgccatttttttcccttttttttttgtcatgaattTATCCATGTTTTTGGTGTTCGATTTTGTGAACTCGTTTCTATCGGCCTTCTCAGTTTTGGGCCTTGCACACACTTTTGGACCCTTAGTAGCAttcaactaatttattttaacagTATAAATACGAAAACTAGGGTTTTAGTTTTGCAGCAGCAAGCATTTTGCAGAAGCCGAATCAGTGAGAGAAGCTTGCAACGCAGATATGGTAAGGAACaacacgaagaagaagaagattgtgTACTTTAAGCCTTTGTTGTTGATCCAATTAGCTTAGAAATTTTACTGATTCACTTTTTTTCATTGTCATGTTCTGTTTCTTAGGCTCCTAAACGAGGTGGAAAAGCGCCAGTTCCAGCTTCGAAGAAGAAGCCTGTAAGTTTCTCCTCCTTTTGTTTTCTTGTTGTCAGATTCACGATTATGATTCTAGGATTTCATTTTCTGGTTTTtttattcattgttttgattctcATGCATTTCTTCAGGAGAAGGTTACGAACCCGTTGTTCGAGAAGCGTCCTAAGCAGTTCGGGATCGGAGGAGCATTGCCGCCAAAGAGGGATTTGACTCGTTTCGTGAAGTGGCCTAAGACCGTACAAATCCAGAGGAAGAAGAGGATCCTTAAGCAGAGGTTGAAGGTTCCACCAGCTTTGAACCAGTTCACCAAGACCCTTGACAAGAACCTTGGTGCGTAAATAATTATCTCCATTTTGTTTCATTTGCCTTGTTTTATGTTTGTTTAATGCTTCAAGTGTAGTAATATGTCCTCTTATTTATTTAGAAATTTTTTAATGTTAATCGTAGCTTTTATTGGATACCTTGCTATTTAGAAAATTGTTGTTTCATGCATTGGACAAGGCCTTGTAATTATTCTGACTACACTGCTTTGCATCATTATTGTGTCTTCTTATCAGTTTACATCTTAAAACATTAGATTTTGTTAGCATGATTACTTTTGCTTAATTCACTATTAATAGCCGAGTAGTGAGTTGTGTGACTTTAGTGTGTTTGATGTATTATCTTGCTGTCAGTGTAATGATTCAATATTTAACAAGTACATTGGTTGTTTCGTTCTTGTTGCAATTTTGATTTAACATTCGAACTTTGCATAGCTCATGAGTTGCATTGTTTATTTACTGTAGGTCATTACATGTTCATTACTGGTCGAAATTGTATTAGTGTGTCTGTTAATATCTTTGGGTTTATTCTTCTTTTGTTTGCATTAGTTGTTATGGTCTTCATTAACATTTGATGATCTTTCATGTAGCAACCAGCCTTTTCAAGATACTTCTGAAGTACAGGCCAGAGGATAAAGCTGAAAAGAAGGAGCGACTTTTGAAAAGGGCCCAGGCCGAGACTGAGGGCAAAACTGTTGAAGCTAAGAAGCCTATTGTTGTGAAGTATGGTCTCAATCACGTTACCTACCTTATTGAGCAGGTTGTATTCTATTTTAACATGGAATAACATCAGCTTTTACACCTTAATGTTCTTTAATATTGATTATTGACCTAAAAAGCTATCTCCTTGCAGAACAAAGCTCAATTGGTTGTGATTGCTCATGATGTGGACCCAATTGAATTGGTTGTCTGGCTTCCCGCATTGTGTAGGAAGATGGAAATTCCATACTGCATTGTCAAGGGCAAGGCTCGCCTTGGATCGGTAAGTCCACCCACCCGCATTTCTCTCAACCGTGACTTCACACACTTGTTGACACTAGTGGTTATTTGCGACAACCCTATTTGTGGCTGATTCAATTTGTATCTACTCTACAGATTGTCCACAAGAAGACGGCATCTGTTTTGTGCTTGACCAGTGTCAAGAACGAAGACAAATTAGAGTTCAGCAGGGTCCTAGAGGCTATCAAGGTGGTGGTTAATTTCAACTAAATTATCTTAGTTATTGTATATTCACGCTCTCAAGAAAACTGATTGTGTCTTATGTATTGGTTTGTTTCCAGGCTAACTTCAATGACAAGTATGATGAGTACAGAAAGAAATGGGGTGGCGGTATCATGGGTTCTAAATCCCAAGCCAAAACTAAGGCAAAGGAGAGGCTTCTTGCTAAGGAGGCTGCTCAGAGGATGTCTTAGAgtattcttatattttgttgcttTAGAGTTgctatttttgtgttttaatctttgatcttttaattaaATCTAAGGATATTTTTGGGAGACTACTCTTTGTATTGTCACAATATATACGTTTGGTTTTCAAATGAGCTGAGCATTTCATTGTTTATTTTTCCACCGCCCCTTAGTCCTTAATGGAAACAAGGTAGCCGTTCACATATTCTCGTGGATCTAAAGATGACTTAAATTGGTATAGATCCAAATTTAATTGTTCGAGTTACAATATTAACTTGATACCGTCTGCTTTGTTTTTAGATATTATTGCTTGCCAAATTTTAACGAGCTCATGGATCCTTATGTTTTCTCCTAACGCGGGTCTCGTTTTTAGATTTGCCTGCGTTATTGAGATTGCTGTGCTTTGAGTTAACTTGAGACGAAGCAACTAATAAATCAAGCGGTGGTATGTATGTAAAGGATATGAATGAAAACGTTGTCTCGCCCACTATTAATTTGTTCTGAATTAGTCGCATCCTGGGTAGAAATCAGAACTCCGATGTTGTTTTATTTATCAGTTTGCACATGATGTTAGCTAATATAAGCGAGGTCTCACTATGTTGGGGTCAAGTAACTTGCTTTAAACTTCCTTTTAGATCAGGTATGGTTTTTATGTATACAGTATACACGGtgttaatgtataaaataaaggGATTACACTGTTGTCGCATAAATCTTAAGAAAATTGATGAATATTTTGTTTGGTTTTGCTGGCGAATTAATTTCTTTTAACCACAATcttctaacaaaataaaaattgagcAAGAAAGTTTGAGTTATTGTGAAGatagaatataaatataaaagaaaaaagagaaatattgtctcttaggctgcgtttgtttttagagacaggacagaacatgacacttttagagacaggacagaacatgacactgaaacggagacactaaaaattatcttttgtatattgtgtttggatacgatggacaagacactaatgtaatgtctagtattatgtttggatacacatagacaagactaaaatattatatgaaatgactaaaatagccctgtgattccaaattttctacatcaatataaattaatttaataaaaaatgagtacgtaggagtacagacagaacttgaaaaaaatatttgaagaggcaaaaaattttaataaaaaaatatattagtatttatattaaaataaaatttataaatataattattttattttaaaatttattattaatatgtaggaatacatatggttaaaattaacaaaaaaaataaatttgagtttgattaataaaaaaatttgtttaagttaataagccaaattaattttaaataaaaaattaattttataaaaaatccatttttacatgaaaaaataattagtttttgaatataaaaatatatttttatttaaatttttttttttaatctaaaaactgattttttttataaaaaactgattttttttttaaattatataaaatcaattacaatttataaattattttttaacattttaaaagattaattttacttttgctaatatttatctttcaaaaatttcaagattaattatttttgttattatttttattacaaatcaaataatataatataagtttaaaatggtattgaagtaaaacgataaaaagaaaagaattatctacccccaataaaaaaattttacaaaaaggaGAGAGTACCTggaaaagaaagagatagaggaagaaaaggaagaaaaaaaaagtatctcTAAACAACgcaataggaaaaataagaaggggtaatagtggaaaaaaggaaaacaaaatttatagaaattgtccgtgtccactcttccaaatcccgtgtccatcattgtccttcgtgaaagaatggacacaaaagtataaaaaactgtTACGGAGACAATATGTCCACTGTCCATGTCTCTGcttccaaacactttttaaacaagtgtTGTCCATGTCTCCGTGTCCTGTCCccaaaaacaaacgctaccttagtgaCAAAAAAAAGttccttctaatttttttttccatttactaATAATCAAAGAGCAGAAAAATTGCATGAAGATACAACAAAATTTATAGAAAGCATAACGGTTCAAATAAATAATTCATTAACGTATTTTGTATTACCAGCGACAATATTTTGTTGTTACGATGGgcaaccggagattaatgggggGATTAATAGGGGGTggtacttgcaaagacactccgatgcctaagtcagcatggggttaagtaggtttagaatgtattggaacttagtgatacctgaggggtgttagggtatttatagtggtgatccaataaccaccgttggagtagtgccacctttttaggtggataaccgtccctttatctaggGATTGTTGGGATATGACTtctagaagtgggttgagagattttaggggcagttacttatttgaataagtgttatctgtcaGCTATCTCTTGAGCCCGACTTCTTTAGAAAGAAGTCTGTGTTGAGTCCGACCTCTTCTAAAGAGGTCGGTGAATAACGAAGAccaatctttggattgggccttttggtGTATTTGGACCTGAGCCTTAGTGTTGGGCcagtgtatgaacagtgcccctactcgagttcaatctctttttcttaagagttggattcgagtatttGAACTCGGGCTTGTAGGCTCTGTATGATTGGTTTTACCACATCTTGCTTAACCAAAGAATATTTCTTGTCCTAGTTTCGTACAACTCGTTCAGTTCGAGTTGTTTTGAGGATACATGACTTGTTTTAATACAAATCACCTTTCTGAAACTTATTCTGATTTCTTACGACTTGTTTCGATACAAATCGTTTACTTCAAAAATCGTGATTATTTATGAGTATAACCTCATCTAGCTCGTTCGATGTGAGTAGTTTTAAGGTCTTACGATTTGTTTCATTTCAAATCGTTTAATTAAAACGTGGCTATttcttgatctaatttcatacaaCTCATTTAAATTTAAGCTGTTTTTAGGATTCACAACCTGTTTCAGGTACAACTTGTTTATTTTGAATCCTTTTAAAGTATCAGATCATCTTTATAACCATCGGACTTCGTTGCTTTATCCATTGTGCCCCTTCTCGAGGTTGAGCTTTATGAAGTTGGACTCGAGCAATCAAGCAGAAAGGATTTTCGAATGAAGCCTTTTTTTGTTGAACTCATTCATTCTGAGTTTTTTATAGAAGACTTGTTTTTTCCGACTTGTTTTGCTGACTTTAGCTTCTTAATTGCTTTTACAGAAATGGCGAAGAAGAATTCCAGAGAGTCTTACCAGAGAGTTCAGGAGGCCAAAGCGAGGTCCCGCGCCAGAGTTGGCGGCGCTAGGGTAACTGGTCCTTCTCTTCCTTCCCCTCCCCCTCCTTCTCACAATTTGGGGACCCCTACCCGACCTATTGTTCTTTCTTCCACAGCTTCTTCTCAGCCATCCCCTCCTCCCCGATCTTCCCCTGAGCCAgaaaagaagaagcgcaagactttagagtctggctcttcttttgaaggtgaggcCAAGGTGGATGCGCCTTAGTTCGTTCGGAAGCATATCTATCATCATACtcgtataagtatggatgatgcttcTGTTCGAAACCACCTTACTATTCTGGCTCAGGAGAGTATCAGGGCGGCAGGGGTGTGCACAAAGTTccttgatatttttgagaagactcccctTATCTCTCTGGGTTCATCCTCGATGGTTGAAGAGCTGGAGGGGAGGCTTCTCTTATATCAAGGGCAGGAGAAGGCGCTGAGGGAGGAGGTCGCCAAGTTGAAGGAAGAGAGGAATGGTCTccagaagaggaagaggaagctgCAGGCCCAATGTTCTATGGCGGAGGGCCTGAGGGAGAAGGCGCAGGAGAGTTATTCGAGTCTGTTCGAGGATCTTGTGGAGGTGAAGAAGGATTTGATGAGAGCTCGGGAGGCCTATACAGAGTTGGAGGACTCCATTGCTGACGGGGCTGAAGAAGCATGGAGGATCTTTAAGGAACAGGTcggggttcttgctcccgacctggatctctcTCCTTTGGATCCGGATAAAATTGTGGTCGACGGAGCTATCGTCTCTCCTCCCTCTCCCCGCTATGTCACCGAGTCTGATCTAAAGgctcgggggcagaggataatGGAGTCCCCTCTCCGATCAAAAGATGCCCCGAGTTCTTCGAAGGCTCCTGGGACTTCTACTCCATCTCCTATGGACACTTCTCTTCCTGGCCCTGATGGCGTTCCGACCGCTCTCCCTGACTCTGGTGGTGCTCCGACTACTCTCCCTGACTCTGGTGGTGACGTCCTTCCTagctgaaaaaaaaatttgttgtggCTAtatggggcccggcctgtgggtctcCCTCTTTTTTAAACTTATTTGTTTTTATGGTGATGGTCTACTGACATTTTTCTTGGCCTTTTAatgccgtaaacaaaatatttagaaatacccttttttggataagggtttaggttatttttctttttctcgttGTGTGCATGCCTTTCTGTTTTTAGGTTTCTAAAAACCTTTTTGATCCTTTTTTTTGAAAACCCCTTTTTCTTGGCTGACTGTCCGTCCTTTtaagtttcttttttctttaagaaCTTGGGACAGTCTTTTGCCTTGCCGCTTTTAATATGTTTTTCGATCTCTTTTTGGTATTCCTCATActcaattttttgatttattgagttcttatgacttaggttatttttgcgatgcgttttctTTGCTTCTCGGTTTttccgacttatgagtcggattTTCTGAGTTTCTCACGATCAACTTTTATAAcatctttacaccgacttgtacctcgtcgtttcatcctgacgaccatctaggtcggttcatgggattttcatgttttgtcgagcttaagtcggcgcgtttcgtagaaagaaagaaaaacgagaaggaatttataagagataaaaGATCTTTACTTATTTGCGAAGGTACTTTTACTGCTACCAAGGGTTTTTTACTATCTATGATCCCTTAGACtctactgtgatgcctcgttaaaaaccccccCTTTAGAAAAAACCCTtttcttttgggaaaaaatcatgaagttggaaaAAAAGTACATCacggagtagagttcgcttttaactatagtaccttttcatgttacaagcatgccacgaccttggtaactcggtgccgtttaagtcggtcaccttataataaccttttcctaagacctcactaattttgtatggtcccttccaattagcagcgagctttccttccccagatttgttgactccaatgtcatttctgattaagaccaagtcgTGTGAGGTGAAACTTCTTcggatgacttttttgttgtatctggtagtcatcctttgcttcaatgcCGCTTCTCTTATCTAGGTTTGTTCTCGAACTTCAGGGAGCAGTTCAAGCCCCTCcttgtgcccctgtatgtttccAACCTCGTCATGGAAGATCACCCATGGACTTTGCTCGTCAATTTCTACTGGTATCATGGCGTCTACACCAtagacaagtcggaagggtgttttcCCTGTGGCAAATTGAGGCATCGTCCGGTAAGCCCAtaacacttgtgggagctcctcagcccaggctccttttgcatcttgtagccttttcttcagtcctgccagtatgactttgttagctgcctcggcttgtccatttgcttgtggatgttccaccgaggtgaactggtgtttgatcttcatactggttactaggcttctgaaggtagagtcggtgaactgggttccgttatctgtgataatggaatgaggtatcccgtaccttgtgatgatatttttgtagaggaatctccgacttctctgggctgtgatggtggctaatggttctgcttctatccactttgtgaagtagtctattcccacaattaagtatttgacttgtcctgggggCTGGGGAAAATGTCCTAAcagatccattccccattttgcgaagggccatggagaagttatactgatgagctcctcggggggagccacgtggaaatttgcatgcatctggcatggttggcaatttttcacaaattctgtggtgTCTTTctacaaggtcggccagtagaacccagctcggattacttttctgGCTAGCGACCTGGCTCCGAGGTGGTTTCCACATATCCCATTATGAACCTCCTCTAGTACTTCAGTggtccttgaggtcggtacgcacttcagcaatggtgttgatattcctctcttatagaggatatttttcaccagagtgtagtattgtgcttccttccggattttcttggcctctttttcctctttggggaggatgtcgaattttaggtattccaccaagggattcatccatccgaggtttagccCGATTACTTCAAGGACATCTTGTTTGTCCTCTGCTTTCACCacagagggttcttggagagttttctggatcaagcttctattattccccatagtttggtacttgctaacttggagagggcgtctgctctgctattaaGATTCCGAGTTATATGCCTgatctcggtttctgcaaagcgcccaaggtgctccagagttttttccaagtatctcttcatatttgggtctttggccttatactctccatttatctgggaggtcaccacttgagagtcactgAATATCATCACTTTTGTTGTACCGACCTCTTCTGCCAGCTTCAAACCtgcaatcagggcttcatattctgcctgattattagaAGCgagaaattcaaatttgagggaaacctctatttGTGTTCCCCTTTCATTAATCAATATTATGCCTGTACCGCTTCCTgtcttgtttgaggatccatctacgtatagttcccatgtagttggctttTCCTCTTGGTCTCCCGCGTACTCCGCTATGAAGTCGGTGAGACATTGGGCTTAAATTGCCGTCCGGGTTTTgtacttcaagtcgaactcggagagctctattgcccattgaaccattctccctgcaacatccgtcttttggaggatttgcttcataggttggttcgttcggactcttattgtgtgggcTTAGAAGTAAGGCCGTAACCtccgtgaggctattactaaggagtaagcgaacttctctagtttgtggtaccttagttcagggccttgtaggactttgctggtgaagtacaCGGGATGCTGCCCGACCTCATCTTCTCGTATTAGTGCGGATGCTACAGCTTTGTCTGCCACAGACAAGTATAGGACGAGATCCTCCCCAACTAGAGGTCGGGTCAGGATTGGAGGTTGGCtcaagaatcttttgaactcctggaatgcttcttcgcactctggagtccattcaaactgacATCCCTTTCTTAGTAGAGAGAACAGTGGGAGGGatcttagtgctgatcctgccaagaacctggagagggctgcaagttgACCATTCAATTGTTGAACCTCTCTtaagcaagtcgggcttttcatttctaggatggctttGCATTTGTCGGGATttgcttcaatccccctttgCGTCAGCATAAACCCCAGGAATTTTCCAGCCTCCACTGCGAAggtacactttgcgggatttagcctcatcccgtgtaaccttatggtgttgaagacttgcgagaggtctgtCAAGAGGTCGGTTTCTTCCtcggtttttaccagcatgtcgtctacgtagacttccattaaATTCCCGAGGTGGGgagcaaacaccttattcatcagcctttgatatgtggccccggcattttttaatccaaatggcatgaccacgtagcagtagtttgctctaggcgtgatgaatgatgttttttcttgatccgacTTGTACATCGGGAtctgattgtatcctgagtaggcatccataaacgacaagtattgataccccgagctagagtccACTAGAGTAtcaatgcttgggagtggatatgggTCCTTGTGATATGCCTTATTcaggtcggtatagtcgacgcacatcctccacttgccgttttgCTTCTTGACTAGTACTACGTTTGCTAGCCAGGTTGGATATTTAACTTCTGTGATGAAGCCGGCTTCCAGGAGTGCTTGTACCTGCTCCTCCACCGCTTGagctcgttctgggccgagcttacGCCTCCGCTGGTGTACAGGTCGTGACCCCGGATATACCGAGAGCCTATGGGACATGAGCTTggggtctatcccaggcatgtcggaagCTTTCTAGGCAAAGAGGTCAGAATTATCTCTTAAGAACTTTGTCAATCTTTGCTTGAGGTTTTCTtccaggttggctcctatgttggtattttttccttcctcttcgccgacctgtaCTTCTTCAGTTTTTCCTCCTggttgtggtcgcagctcttctttgGCTCTCGCGCCgccgagctctatggtgtggacttcCTTGCCTTTTCTTCTCAGGTCCAGGCTTTCATTGTTATATTTTCTTGCCAATTTTTGATCTCCCcgtaccgttgctatccccgcatATGTCGGGAATTTTATGCAAAGATGAGGGGTAGACACCACTGCTCCGAGTCGATTTAGGGTAGCTCTGCCAATTaaggcattatatgctgaccccacgttgatgactataaagtctatgctcagagttttggattttttcccctttccgaaggtcgTGTGGAGGGGTAgaaatcctagtggttttattggcgtgtcgcctagtCCGTACAAGGTATcagggtaggctcttaactccttttcatctaaccctagtttgtcgaacgcgggcttgaaaaggatgtccgctGAACTCCCTTGGTCTGCTAGAGTTCTGTGGAAATGGGCGTTGgctaggatcatggttatcaccactggatcatcgtgtccagggattactcCTTGCCCATCCTCTTTTGTAAATGAGATGGTTGGGAGGTCGGGTGCTTCACTCCCGACCTGGTAAACTCGTTTGAGGTGACTTTTGCGAGATgacttggtgagtccccctcccgtaAATCCTCCCGAGATCATATGTATGTGTCTCTCGggggtttgtggtggtgggtctcttctgtcTCCGTCATCTTGCTTTCTTTTCCCACgattgtccgacctttccatgagatatctatcaagtcggctttctctggccagcttttctatcacatttttgaggtcgtaGCAATCATTTCTTGAGTGACCATACATCTtgtggtactcacagtaatcgcTGCGACTTCctccctttttatttttgatgggcCTGGGAGGCAGCAGTCTTTCAGTATTACAGATTTCCCTGTATACATTCACTATGGAAACTTTTAGAGAAGTATAAGAGTGATATATTCTCGGTCTGTCGAGACCgacctcttcttttttcttgggctcactttctttcttttttatcgaGTGGgggtgcccaggtcgccaactcggcTCTCGTAGTCTggcattctcctccatgttgatgtacttttctgctctttcttgtacatcactcaaggaagtggggtgcctttttgatatggactccgAGAAGGGGCCTTATCTAAGTCCATTTACTAGCCCCATGATGACTACCtcagtgggcaggtcttgaatctccaagcacgctttgttgaacctttccatataatcCCGTAAAGGTTCTCCGATTTCCTGCTTtactcccaggaggctcggtgcgtgctttactttatccttctggatggagaacctcattaAGAACTTTCTCGAAAGGTCCTCAAAGCTGGTAACCGACCTtggagggaggctgtcgaaccacttcatcgccgcttttgacagggtggtcgggaaagctttgcagcgagttgcatcagaagcatcagccagatacatccgacttttgaaattgcttaaatGATTCTTCGGAtctgtggttccgtcatagaggttcatatcagggcttttgaagtttcttggaacttttgccctcattatgtcctcactgaatGGATCCTCTCCTCCCAGGGGCGACTCTTCTCAGTCGCCACGGGAGTTCCGACTTCTAAGGGAAAATTCTAGCTTCAAGAGTTtttcttctaactcttttcgtcgctctaTCTCTTCCTTGAGATTTCGGTTCGCCTCTCGTTGTCGCTCTAATTCCTGTTCCAGCTGTTCCAAACGACCTTGGTGGCCATGGACCAACCCCATTAGCTCGGCTGCATGGGGTGGCCCTTCCTTTCCTGATTCTCGTCCCTCCGAGGAGGGTTAGGTCCGCGTCGTTGTTTCCGGTATCTAGGTTTTCTTGTTCGGAATTAGGGATGGCAGCAGTACCCGTACCCGCGGatacccgccccgcccctacccggAGTGGGGCGGGTTTGAACCCGACCCAGAGCGGGGCGGGTCTGAATCGTGGCGGGTTGATGAgtggggcggggcgggg
Coding sequences:
- the LOC112737067 gene encoding large ribosomal subunit protein eL8y → MAPKRGGKAPVPASKKKPEKVTNPLFEKRPKQFGIGGALPPKRDLTRFVKWPKTVQIQRKKRILKQRLKVPPALNQFTKTLDKNLATSLFKILLKYRPEDKAEKKERLLKRAQAETEGKTVEAKKPIVVKYGLNHVTYLIEQNKAQLVVIAHDVDPIELVVWLPALCRKMEIPYCIVKGKARLGSIVHKKTASVLCLTSVKNEDKLEFSRVLEAIKANFNDKYDEYRKKWGGGIMGSKSQAKTKAKERLLAKEAAQRMS